Below is a genomic region from Ammonifex degensii KC4.
TTGGTGGGGGCTTTCATTGGTGCCATGGTGGCCTTTCTCCTGCTGGGCCACGGCTACTTCGTCTGGCACCTGGCTAAAAGGTGGGGAGCGGCGGTGTTTCACTCCAGAGCCGCCTTCTAGTTGGATAAAATAACCGCTAGCTTTTCGGCCCCTCCGACCGTAACCTTGGATAAGAAGGGCCGATAATAGAGTACTAGGATGAGCCTGTTAGGGAGAGTCGAAGGAGAATGCGCAACCTGCAGAATTATCTGGGTATGGTGGGGAACGGGGAAACGGTAGCCCTCATCGATCCGGAGGGGCGAATATCCTGGTTCTGCGCACCCCGGTTTGACAGCTTCCCGCTCTTTGCGGCAGCGCTCGATCCTTACCGGGGAGGATTTTTGCGGCTGCATTTCCCAGCCGAGGCCCGGGTGGTCTATACGGGACATGAGTATTATGACCGTACTAATGTGTTGCAGACCTTCTTTAAAGGAGCCGGGTTTCACGGCGTAATTATAGATTTCATGCCTTGGCAAAGAAACGCCTTCATACGCCTGGTGAAGATTAAGAACACCACTACCCAGCCTTTGCGTCTTCCCATAGAAGTGGAAGTGGTGCCCGTACGTACTTCCTTCCGTCCCTTCGTGCGGCGGCAAGAAGGTAACGCCTTCCTCATTTTTGATCAGAACATGTGCCTTTACCTTTTGCTAACGATTTCCAAAGAAGCTCTAGGCTTTCCCCGTATAGAACTCTCCCTGCCCCCGGGTGGGGAGGAAGAGTTCCGCCTGGTCATGGGCTACGGTCGGGACCGCGAGGAGGCCGAGGTAGAGGTACAAAGGGCCCTGGAGGCCTCACTGGGAGAGACGGTGCGCTTCTGGGAACAGTGGCTGGAGCGGGCCAGGATACCCTCCTGGCTTAAAGGACCACTGCGCAAGGCGTACTGCCGGAGCTTGCTGGCCCTGAAGCTCCTCACCCACCACCGGTCTGGTGCCATTTTGGCTGCTCCCACGGCTTCCTTTCCGGCTACCCCCGGCGGCAAAGAGAACTGGGATTACCGTTACTGCTGGATAAGGGACGGCTTCCTCACGGCCATGGCCTTCGACGAGGCGGGGTTGCACCAAGAGGCACGCAAGTTCTATGATTTCATCCTACCACTCCAGGCTCCGGACGGGAGCTGGCCCCATCCCCTTTACACCATTGACGGGACTGTTCCTACCGAGGTGGAAATCATGGACCTGGAGGGGCCGAACGGGGAAAAGCCCATTCGCTTTGGCAATGAAGCGGCCATTCAGCTGCAGCTGGATAACGAAGGCAGCGTGCTTTACGGCCTCTGGTATCACTATGCACTTACCCGGGATAAGGCCTACCTGCGGGAGATTTGGCCGGCCGTTCGCAAAGCTGCTTTCTGGCTGCGGCGGAACTGGTTCCGCGCCGAGCACGGCATCTGGGAGTTCCGCGGGCACCGGAGCCAGTGGACTTACGGCAAGGCCGTAACCTATGGAGGTCTCCTGGCAGCGGCTCGCCTGGCTCAGGAGTTGGGCTTCGGGCAGCTGGCGGGAATATGGCGAGGAGCGGCCTACCAGATGCAGAGCGAGGTGGTACATTATGCCTGGTCGGAAAAGCGCCAGGCTTTCACCCAGCTTTACGATGACGATTCGCCCCTCGACATTTCGGTGCTGGCCCTGGTCTTTTACGGCCTGGTCTCACCCCGCGATCCACGTATGCTCAAAACCATCCAGGCACTGGAGGGCACGCGCGGCTGCCTCATCTACCGGGCCGTAGCTCGCTACGAGTGTGCCATTCTACCTTTCGCCTTGGCCCAACTTTGGCTGGCGCGCTATCACCTGCGGGCGGGCAACCTCCAGCGCGCCTGGGAGCTCACCGACATGCTCCTTTCCAACGCTACCTCCCTTTACCTCTGGGGGGAGCACTTCGATCCGGAGACGGGAAAACAATGGGGTAACTTCCCCCAAACCTTTGTCCACGCTGAATTTGTACGCAACGCCTGGGCCTGGCAGCGAGCTATGGCCGGCAGAGCCGAAGGAGTAGTTGCCGCACAGCTTCAGGCCCAGCAAGTTTGAAAGATGCTGGAGGAGCCTGGGAGCCTACTGCTACCCCGATTCCCTGCTTTTCTTCCACCAAGCGAAGAGCAGGGGCGTCGCCCGTGTCGTCGCCGAAATAGGCGGGCAGAAATCCTTGGGCTTCGGCCAAAAGACGGGCCACGGCGGCTCCCTTGTTAATCCCGGGGGGCAGGAACTCCACTACTTTTTTCCCGGGCCAAATCTGCCAGCGAGGAAGAAAAGCCTGTGCCGCCTGCTGGGCTTCCTCCTTTACTATTTCTGCTTCTTCTTCATCGGCCAGGCGGTAGTGTAGAGCCAAGGCAAAACCCTTGTCCTCCAGGAGAAAACCTTTTCTTCCTGCCAGCAGCCGGACCAGGTAAAGGTAAAACTTATCTTTTGAAGCTTTTTCCTCCAAACCAAGGGAGTACCGCCAGAACCCTTTGCCCGCCACCTTTATCTCTGCCCCGTGACACCCAGCCCATCCCCATACTTCACTTAGGGGCAGGAAGGCTTGGAGTTCTTCTAGTCTTCTGCCGCTTACTATGGCCACGCGGTAACGTTGCCCCAAAGCCTTCAGCAGCCGGATCAGTTCTTGGTCCGGACGGGCTTTATCCGGTGTGGGGGCAATGGGTACCAGGGTCCCGTCATAGTCGAACAGCAGCAGAAGCCGAGAGTTGTGTTTCTGTAGAAGATCTAGCAAATCTTCCCTCATGGTGTGGCCACCGAGTATTCGGCCCGGTGCTCGAGCGTGGTCTTGAGGAAGCTTCTAACCCAAGTGGCGGCGGTCCAGCGGGCCAGCTTCTGCTGCAAAGCCTGCAGCCGCTTTCTCTGCTCTTCCACCGGCATCTCTAGGGCTTGCCGGATAGCCTCTACCATGTCCTCGGGGTTGTAAGGGTTGACCAGTAAAGCTTCCCGGAGGTGGCAGGCAATTCCAGCCAAGCGGCTTAACACCAGCACCCCCGGTTTCTCTCCTTTGGTCACTACGTATTCGGCGGCTACCAGGTTAAGCCCGTCACGCAGGGGGGTTACTAGGGCCACGTCGGCGGCCAGGTAGAAGGCCGCTAGCTCTTTCTGGTCGAAAGAGCGGTAGAAGTAGCGTACCGGCGTCCAGGCGGGAGTGCTGAAGCGCCCGTTTATCCTTCCCACCAGGGCTTCCACCCGCCGGCGCAGCTCGGTATAGGCTCCGATACCATTGCGGGTGGGCACCGCTATTTGCAAAAGGGTTACCCGCCCATGATATTCGGGATATTTCTCCAGAAAGCGTTCGAAAGCGCTAAGCTTATCTAAGACCCCCTTGCTGTAGTCTAAACGTTCCACTCCCAGCAACAGCTTTTCTCCGCCTATCTGCTGTCGGATGAGCTCGGCCTTCTCCCTTATTTCCGGATTCTTTCCTAGAGAGGAGAACAGTTCTTGGTTAACCCCTACCGGTATGGCCTGAACCTCCACCACCCGCCCCTGGTAGAAGATTAGCTTGCCGCCGGGCAGCACGGTAGCATCGATGAAGGCGCGGACGCACTGCAGGAAGTTCTCTACATATTTAGGGACGTGGAAGGCAATTACGTCCGCACCCAGCAACCCCTCTATTATCTCTCTGGACCAGGGGACCACTTCCCAGGTATCCGGTCCGGGGAAGGGGATGTGCCAGAACAAGCCGATCTTCGGGCTTTTCTTAGCGAAGGCCTGTTGGCGCAGGAAAGAGGGAACTAGGGCCAAGTGATAGTCGTGCACCCAGATGAGATCGGCATCATGTCCTACTTTTCCGGTGAGGGAAGCGAATTTCTGGTTGACCTCCCGGTACCCTGTCCACCAGTCGGGATCAATGACGCACTTCTCCAAGAAGTGGTGACAGAGGGGCCACATTACCTGGTTAGCAAACCCGTCGTAATAGAGTTCTACTTCCCGGCGGGTTAGAGGTACCTCTACCCACTTTAGGTTACCTTCCTGGTAAGTGGTGCCGGCTTCTTTCTCAGAAGCAAACCTTCCTCCCCAGGCGACCCAGGTACCTGGGGTGGTGCGGAAGAGGGGCATTATAGCCGACACCAGACCACTTACTGCCCACTGCTTTTCCACTCCGGTCGCGGTTTCTTTGAGGACGAAAGGACCGCGGTTAGATACCACCACCAGCCGCACTTTGGATGGGAAACGCAAAGCTACGGTAGCCATGTGCTCCAGATCCCTCCTTTCCCGGAGCGGGTCCAAATTAAAAGCCCGCTTTTTACCGAGGGGTAAAAAGCGGGCAAAACACCTACCTTACGCCTTTTACCGGGCGTCCGGTGCTTTCCACGCTTACGAGGTTAGCTGACGGGTTCGGGTCGAAAGCTTGACCCTACCCGGCCGTAGAAGGCCGGGATTCACCCCACGAGACGGGTCCCCCGCTTCCCCCTCGGCCTGCCGAGGAAGAATTCAGCGCTCCAGCAATACACTATGCGCTTGTTAGAGTTTATTTTAACATAAAATTCGGCCTGGAGCAACTAAAACCTGGGAAACTAGCAAAAACAAGGACTCGCAGGGGCAAAGGGTAAATCGGGATCCCGGGAGGGTGCACCGGAAATCCGGTGACACCGGGACAAAGATAGTTTATACTTTTTCAAAGATGCTGGAGAATCGATCGGGGGGAGGGAAAGTGAAAGGAGATTTGGCCGATTTCCTGCAGAAAAAGCGCTGGGCGGTAGTGGGTGCCTCGCGCGATCCGCAAAAATACGGGCACCGCATCTACTTTCAACTCAAAGAACTGGGATACGAAGTTTACGCCGTAAACCCCAACTGCCAAAAGATCGACGGCGACCCGTGCTACCCCTCTTTGAGTGCCTTGCCAGTACTTCCCGAGGTGGTTAACATCGTGGTACCTCCGCAGGTGGCGGAGCGGGTAGTCGAAGAAGCGATTCGCCTGGGGATAAAGCGAATATGGCTACAGCCAGGCACAGAATCTTCCGCGGCGCTGGAAGCGGCCGAGAAAGCCGGTATTTGGGTAGTTTACGGCCAGTGTGTCTTGCTGGCCAGCAAACCGGAGGAGGGTTAAGGCATGGAGATAACCATAAAGGAACTGCCCCCGACGAAAGTAGCCTATCTCCGGAAAAAAGGAGATATGGAGAGTTTCCCCCTGGCGGTGCAGGAGCTGGAGAAGTGGATCGTTAACGCGGGACTCGCGATTTCTGGGCCTCCGGTTCTGGTTTATCTGAGCAACCCGGTTGGTATGCCCCACCCTTTCCGGGAATGGGAGGTGCAGATACCGGTCACCGGCGAGGCCGAGGTGGTTGAGGAAGAGGATAGGGGGGTGAAGGAATTACCTCAGCGTAAGGTGGCTTGCGTACAGCACCAAGGAGGATTTAGGGCTATAGAATTTATTTTGCCAGGTTTTTTCCGGGCCATTTACGAGCAAGGCTACCGTTTGGAAGGACCAGCAGAGGAAGTTTATCCGGACCTAAAGGGAGGAGAAATAGATCTAGAGATGGTCACCGAGGTGCGTTTCCCTATTGCCAGCCGGTCGGAGAAACATTAAAATAATATTTGGAAGCTCGCGGAGGCGAGCACGCGAACCTCACAAGAAAACCGCTTGACTCGTTCGGGCGGATATGCTAAGATAGGCGTTGCGTGTGGTGAGCGACCGATCTTTGAAAACTGGATAGTGGTGGTTGAGGTAAGGAAGTGGAGGGTTAGGATCGGCCTTCTGTTTAAAGCTTTGAGCTTTTAACGGAGGGTTTGATCCTGGCTCAGGACGAACGCTGGCGGCGTGCCTAACACATGCAAGTCGAGCGGGCTTGTCAGGGCCTTGTGTCCTGGCAAGTTGAGCGGCGGACGGGTGAGTAACGCGTGGGTAACCTACCCAGGAGACTGGGATAACCCTGGGAAACTGGGGCTAATACCGGATACGCTCCTGCTGGGGCATCCTGGTGGGAGGAAAGGTGGCGTTGAGGCGCTGCCGCTCCTGGATGGGCCCGCGTCCCATCAGCTAGTTGGTGGGGTAACGGCCTACCAAGGCGACGACGGGTAGCCGGCCTGAGAGGGTGGTCGGCCACACTGGGACTGAGACACGGCCCAGACTCCTACGGGAGGCAGCAGTGGGGGATCTTCCGCAATGGGCGAAAGCCTGACGGAGCGACGCCGCGTGGGGGAAGAAGGCCTTCGGGTCGTAAACCCCTGTCGTGGGGGACGATGCTCTAGGGGGTGAATAGCCTCCTGGGGTGACGGTACCTCACAAGAAAGCCCCGGCTAACTACGTGCCAGCAGCCGCGGTAAGACGTAGGGGGCGAGCGTTGTCCGGAATCACTGGGCGTAAAGGGCGCGTAGGCGGCTCCAGAAGTCGTGGGTGAAATCCCTGGGCTCAACCTAGGGGCTGCCCACGAAACCATGGGGCTTGAGGGCAGGAGAGGGGAGTGGAATTCCCGGTGTAGCGGTGAAATGCGTAGATATCGGGAGGAACACCAGTGGCGAAGGCGGCTCCCTGGTCTGTCCCTGACGCTGAGGCGCGAAAGCTGGGGGAGCAAACCGGATTAGATACCCGGGTAGTCCCAGCCGTAAACGATGGGCGCTAGGTGTGGGGGAGTGTTAACTCCTCCGTGCCGTAGGTAACCCATTAAGCGCCCCGCCTGGGGAGTACGGTCGCAAGACTGAAACTCAAAGGAATTGACGGGGGCCCGCACAAGCGGTGGAGCGCGTGGTTTAATTCGATGCTAAGCGAAGAACCTTACCAGGGCTTGACATGCTGGTGGTAGCGACCCGAAAGGGAAGCGACCCCGGGGTTTAGCCGCCGGGGAGCCAGCACAGGTGGTGCATGGTTGTCGTCAGCTCGTGCCGTGAGGTGTTGGGTTAAGTCCCGCAACGAGCGCAACCCCTGCCCCTAGTTGCCAGCGGGTGAGGCCGGGCACTCTAGGGGGACTGCCGTCGACAAGACGGAGGAAGGTGGGGATGACGTCAAATCATCATGCCCCTGATGCCCTGGGCTACACACGCGCTACAATGGCCGGTACAGCGGGAAGCGAAGCCGCGAGGCGGAGCAAATCCCTGAAAGCCGGTCTCAGTTCGGATTGCAGGCTGCAACTCGCCTGCATGAAGCCGGAATCGCTAGTAATCGCCGGTCAGCATACGGCGGTGAATACGTTCCCGGGCCTTGTACACACCGCCCGTCACACCACGGAAGCCGGCAACACCCGAAGTCGGTACTCCTAACCCTCGCAAGAGGGAGGGAGCCGCCGAAGGTGGGGCCGGTGACTGGGGTGAAGTCGTAACAAGGTAGCCGTACGGGAACGTGCGGCTGGATCACCTCCTTTCTAAGGAGTTTCTCCTCTTGCACCCTCCAAACTTCCTCTACCCTCCACCACTGTCCGGTTTTGAGAGATCGGGCCCATAGCTCAGTCGGTAAGAGCGCACGCCTGATAAGCGTGAGGTCAGTGGTTCGAGTCCACTTGGGCCCACCATAAAATCTATAAAGAAATTTATGGGGATGTAGCTCAGCGGGAGAGCACCTGCTTTGCAAGCAGGGGGTCGGCGGTTCAAATCCGCTCATCTCCACCAGGTAAAAACACTCCTTTGCTCCTTGAAAACTGCATAGTGTCAGGTTAAGGTTTCAGGTCAAGATAGTAAGGGCGCACGGTGGATGCCTTGGCGCCAGGAGCCGACGAAGGCCGTGGCAAGCTGCGATAAGCCTCGGGGAGCCGCAGGCAGGCGTTAGGACCCGGGGATGGCCGAATGGGGAAACCTGGCGTGGGCTCAAACCCGCGTCATCCCGTGCTGAATCCATAGGCACGGGAGGGGAACCGGGCGAACTGAAACATCTTAGTAGCCCGAGGAGAAGAAATCAACCGAGATTCCCTGAGTAGCGGCGAGCGAAAGGGGAGGAGCCCAAACCGCACGGGTGCAAAAGGTCCAGAGCCGTTGCTCGTGCGGGGTAGCGGGACGGACCTGGGCGGGGCTCTGGGACCCGCCGGGGAGTTAGAAAACCGGGGGTTAGCCGAAGAGGTCTGGAAAGGCCCGCCGTAGAGGGTGATAGCCCCGTAGGCGAAAGCTTCCGGTCTCCCTGGGGTCCGATCCCAAGTACCACGGGACACGTGGAATCCCGTGGGAATCAGGGGGGACCACCCTCCAAGGCTAAATACTCCTGGCGACCGATAGTGAACTAAGTACCGTGAGGGAAAGGTGAAAAGAACCCCGGCGAGGGGAGTGAAATAGAACCTGAAACCGTGTGCCTACAAGCTGTCAGAGGGCTATGCCCTTTTGGGCAAGGCCTGATGGCGTACTTTTTGCAGAACGGGCCGGCGAGTTACCGTCCGTGGCGAGGCTAAGGAGCGGCTGCTCCGGAGCCGCAGCGAAAGCGAGTCCGAACAGGGCGCTAAGTCGCGGGCGGTAGACCCGAAACCGGGTGAGCTACCCATGCCCAGGGTGAAGGTAGGGTAAGACCTACTGGAGGCCCGAACCCACTGGTGTTGAAAAACCAGGGGATGAGGTGTGGGTAGGGGTGAAATGCCAATCGAACCCGGAGATAGCTGGTTCTCCCCGAAATGCGTTTCAGCGCAGCCTCAGGGGGAAGAGTACCGGAGGTAGAGCACTGGATGGGCTAGGGGCCTTAGCGGGTTACCGAACCCAACCAAACTCCGAATGCCGGTACTTGGTCCCTGGGAGTGAGACCGCGGGGGATAAGCTTCGTGGTCGAGAGGGGAACAGCCCAGACCGCCGGCTAAGGTCCCTAAGAGCGGGCTAAGTGGGGAAGGATGTGGGGTTGCTGAGACAGCCAGGATGTTGGCTTAGAAGCAGCCATCATTTAAAGAGTGCGTAATAGCTCACTGGTCGAGCGACCCTGCGCCGAAAATGTAACGGGGCTCAAGCCCGCCACCGAAGCCGCGGCAGCGCAAGGTTTGCCTTGCGCTGGGTAGGGGAGCGTTCCCTCGGCGTCGAAGCCGTACCGTAAGGAGCGGTGGAGCTGAGGGAAGTGAGAATGCCGGCATGAGTAAGCGATAAGGCAGGTGAGAATCCTGCCCGCCGTAAGCCTAAGGTTTCCTGGGGAAGGCTCGTCCGCCCAGGGTTAGCCGGGACCTAAGCCGAGGCCGAAAGGCGTAGGTGATGGGTAAGGGGTGGATATTCCCCTGCCACCGGTCGGGAGCGATGGGGTGACGCAGGAGGGTAGGCTGAGCGCGCGGCTGGAAAAGCGCGTCCAAGCCTGTAGGGTGCGGGATAGGCAAATCCGTCCCGCTTAAAGCCCGAGAGGCGATGGGGAGGGAAAGATAAGTACCGAAGCAGCCGATCCCACACTGCCGAGAAAAGCCTCTAAGCGACAAAGACCCGGCCGGTGCCCGTACCGCAAACCGACACAGGTAGGCGGGGAGAGAATCCTCAGGCGCGCGGGAGAACCCTCGTTAAGGAACTCGGCAAACTGACCCCGTAACTTCGGGAGAAGGGGTGCCTCTGCGGGTTAAGGCCTAAGCGCCGTAAGCCTGTGGGGGTCGCAGAGAGCGGGCCCAGGCGACTGTTTACCAAAAACACAGGTCCCTGCTCAACTCGTAAGAGGATGTATAGGGGCTGACGCCTGCCCAGTGCCGGAAGGTTAAGGGGAAGGGTTAGGGGGTAAACCCCCCGAAGCTCTGAACCTAAGCCCCGGTAAACGGCGGCCGTAACTATAACGGTCCTAAGGTAGCGAAATTCCTTGTCGGGTAAGTTCCGACCTGCACGAAAGGCGTAACGACCTGGGCGCTGTCTCAACGAGGGGCCCGGCGAAATTGAGGTGCCAGTGAAGACGCTGGCTACCTGCGGTGGGACAGAAAGACCCCGTGGAGCTTTACTGCAGCCTGGCATTGGACTCTGGTGTTCTATGTACAGGATAGGTGGGAGGCTGAGAAGCCTGGGCGCCAGCCTGGGTGGAGCCGCCAGTGGGATACCACCCTTAGGACATTGGGGTTCTAACCTTGGGCCGTGCAGCCGGCCTGGGGACAGTGTCAGGTGGGCAGTTTGACTGGGGCGGTCGCCTCCTAAAAGGTAACGGAGGCGCCCAAAGGTCCCCTCAGCGCGGTTGGAAATCGCGCGTTGAGTGCAAGGGCATAAGGGGGCTTGACTGCGAGACCGACGGGTCGAGCAGGTGCGAAAGCAGGGCCTAGTGATCCGGTGGTACCGAGTGGAAGGGCCATCGCTCAACGGATAAAAGCTACCCCGGGGATAACAGGCTGGTCTCCCCCAAGAGTTCACATCGACGGGGAGGTTCGGCACCTCGATGTCGGCTCATCGCATCCTGGGGCTGGAGCAGGTCCCAAGGGTTGGGCTGTTCGCCCATTAAAGCGGTACGTGAGCTGGGTTCAGAACGTCGTGAGACAGTTCGGTCCCTATCCACCGCAGGCGGAGGAAACTTGAGGGGGGCCGTCCCTAGTACGAGAGGACCGGGACGGACAGGCCGCTGGTGTACCAGTTGTCCCGCCAGGGGCATAGCTGGGTAGCCATGCCTGGAAGGGATAAGCGCTGAAAGCATCTAAGCGCGAAGCCCGCCCCAAGATAAGGTTTCCTGCCGGGGTAAAACCCGGGTAAGACCCCTGGTAGACTACCAGGTAGATAGGCCGGAGGTGTAAGCCGGGTAACCGGTTGAGCTGACCGGTACTAATCGGTCGAGGTCTTGACCTGAAGCCTGCCCTGACACTATGTGGTTTTGAGGGAGCAAGGGAGGAAATCAGGTCCTCGGTGGTCATAGCGGAGGGGACACACCCGTTCCCATTCCGAACACGGAAGTTAAGCCCTCCAGCGCCGATGGTACTGCCCTGGCGACGGGGCGGGAGAGTAGGTCGCTGCCGGGGACCTTTAAATTTATAAGCTCCGCGATAGCTCAACGGTAGAGCGCCCGGCTGTTAACCGGGTGGTTGCAGGTTCGAATCCTGCTCGCGGAGCCAAATTCTTGAAAAAAACCTGTGAGTACCCCTCACAGGCTTTTTATTTTTTGCAGGCACTAACCGCCCGAGATTGCTTCTTCTCGTTTTCCGCTGTACAATTTCCAGCGTGGGCGTTTTATTCTACTGGAGAGGAAGGAAAGAATTGGTCGAGGCGACGGGTGTAGTTTTGGCTGGAGGCAAAAGCACGCGCTTAGGGCGGAACAAGGCTTTCCTGGAGTACGAAGGAGAGCCCCTCATCATCCGGGTGGTAAAGACCTTGAAGCAGGTTTTTCCGGAGGTTATTATCGTGGGCGATCCTGAGCTTTATCGGGACTTAGCCGACCGGGTGGTGTCCGATATATTTCCTGGTGCCGGTCCCTTGGCGGGCATACATGCGGGATTAGCACACGCTTCCCACGAGGTTATTTTCGTTTCCGCCTGCGATCTGCCCTTTGTCGACGAAAAGCTGGCTCTGGGTATAACCAAGTACGTCGAAGGTTATGACGCTGCTATTCCTTGTATAGGGGGACGGCTGGAGCCCTTGTTTGCCGCCTACCGGCGTACCTGCCTTGAGCCGGCCACCCGCTGCTTACAGCAGGGACGCCGAAAAGTGGTGAGTTTCATAGGCGAGGTAAAGGTACGCTACCTCACGGAGGTGGACCTGGCTGGCCTTTCTCCCAGCTGGGGCCGGGCATTTTTCAACCTGAACTGGGATTATGAACTTGGGCTTTTGCGTGCCGGCTTACCCCTCAACGTACCGGTGGTGGGGGTGGTGGGTCCCTCAGGAAGCGGGAAGACGACTTTAATTGCTGGTCTCATCCAGGAACTTTCCTCCCGTGGTTACCGGGCGGCGGCGGTAAAGCATACCAGCCACCGCTTGGAGGATACCCCAGGTAAGGATACCGCCCGCTTGGCGGCGGCAGGGGCAAAAGTTACGGTGCTGCTGGGCCCGGGAGGATTTTTTTATTTCCGGAGCGGCGAAGGAGAAGTAGCGCCTTTTAAAGTTTTCTGCTTACTGGAGGAAGAAGCCGATATTATTTTAGTGGAGGGGTACAAGCATCTGGCTTTACCCCGGATCGTAATAGGAGAAGAAGTTGCCAGCGACGAAGTGCTGGCCTGCTTAAAGCCTGGATTTTCTCCTGAGGAAGTAAGGCAGTTGGCGAGATACCTGCAGGAAAAATTCTTGAAGCGGAGGTATTCCGGTTGATAAAACTTCTCCTTCCCAAGCTCTACGCTCCCTCGCTCCTTTCTCTTACTCCCCTGGAATTAAGGCAGCGGGGCATAAAGGCGTTACTTCTGGATCTTGACAACACCCTCGTACCTCGGGGAGAAGAGAAGGTTGACTCACCGGTTAAGAACTGGGTGGAGAACTTGAGACGGCAGGGTTTTAAGCTCTGCGTAGTCTCTAACAACACCCACGGCAAGGGGGCCGGGCCGATTCAAGAGCTGGGGGTTCCGGCCGTCTTTCGGGCAGTCAAGCCCTTTCCCTGGGCTTTCCGCCGGGCCCTTGAGCTTTTGGGTACCAGGCCGGAGGAGACAGCCATAGTGGGGGACCAACTCTTCACCGATATTCTGGGGGGCAATCTTTTAGGGCTTTACACCATTTTGGTGCCCTCGCTTAAAGGTCCCGATTTCATCGCCACCCGTCTCCTTGTCCGACCCGTGGAGCGCCTGGTGTGGCGCTGGATCCGCTCTAAGGTTCCTCGCCTTCAGGAACCGGTCCCGAGAAAGACTGAGCTTCGCTCCAGTTGCCGGACGGGAGGTTAGAGCCAGATGCAAATAGACGGCAACACCAGAATAGTAGGTATCTTTGGCGATCCTATTGCTCACACCCTCTCCCCCCATATGCACAACGCCGCCTTTCGGGCGCTTAACCTCAACTACATTTATGTCCCTTTCTGGGTGCGGCGGGAGGAGCTAGCGGAAGCCACGGCAGCTATAAGGGCCCTTAATCTGGCCGGGGTAAACGTCACCGTTCCCCACAAGGAAGCCATAATACCTTACTTGGATGAGTTGGAGGAAGAGGCGTGTCTCATCGGAGCGGTAAATACGGTGGTCAACCAAGGTGGCAAACTCTGGGGCAGCAACACCGATGCTTCCGGTTTCCTGGCTGCTTTGCAGGAAGAGGGCTTTGCGCCGGCGAAGAAAAAAGTAGCGGTGCTGGGAGCAGGAGGAGCGGCCAGAGCGGTAGGGGTGGCTCTGGCTAGGTCGCAGGTGGAGGAGATAACCTTTTTTAACCGCACCTTTGATCGAGCGGCAGAACTGGCGGCTTATCTGGAGGAAAGGACAGGAGTAAGGGCGCGTGCCCTTCCTTGGGAGGAAATGGGAAGCTTCAGGGGAATAGAATTTCTGCAGGCAGCAGATCTTATAGTCCAGACCACCAGCCTGGGCATGCATCCCCGCGAGGGCGAAATGCCTCCGGTAGCGGAAGAGGCTTTCCGGCCAGGCCAACTGGTGATCGACCTGGTCTATCGTCCCTTAAAAACCCGTTTCTTATCTTTAGCCCAGAAGAGGGGAGCTAAGACTGCCAGCGGCCTTGGTATGCTTCTCTATCAGGGAGCGCTGGCTTTTTCCTTGTGGACTGGTGTGCCCGCTCCTCTGGAGGTCATGCGGGCGGCGCTAGAAGAGGCCCTGGGAGTGGGACAAGGGAGGGGAGAGAATGCTTAGGTATCTCACGGCAGGAGAATCGCACGGGCAGGCGCTGCTTACCATAATAGAGGGGATGCCGGCAGGGCTCTGGCTCACGGCCGACTACATCGACCGACAGCTGGAACGCCGGCAGGGAGGATACGGCCGGGGAGCAAGACAGCGCATAGAGCGGGATAGGGTAGAAATCTTGAGCGGCGTGCGTGGGGGATTTACACTGGGTTCCCCCATAGCCTTGAAGATAGCCAACCGGGACTGGGAGAACTGGCGGGAGGTCATGAACCCGGGCTTAGAGGCGCGCTTGGACGAGCGGGTGATAACGCGGCCTCGGCCGGGGCATGCTGACCTGGCAGGGGCGCTGAAGTATGCCTTTTATGACCTGCGCAACGTGCTGGAAAGAGCTAGTGCCCGTGAAACAGTGGC
It encodes:
- the mobAB gene encoding bifunctional molybdenum cofactor guanylyltransferase MobA/molybdopterin-guanine dinucleotide biosynthesis adaptor protein MobB, translated to MVEATGVVLAGGKSTRLGRNKAFLEYEGEPLIIRVVKTLKQVFPEVIIVGDPELYRDLADRVVSDIFPGAGPLAGIHAGLAHASHEVIFVSACDLPFVDEKLALGITKYVEGYDAAIPCIGGRLEPLFAAYRRTCLEPATRCLQQGRRKVVSFIGEVKVRYLTEVDLAGLSPSWGRAFFNLNWDYELGLLRAGLPLNVPVVGVVGPSGSGKTTLIAGLIQELSSRGYRAAAVKHTSHRLEDTPGKDTARLAAAGAKVTVLLGPGGFFYFRSGEGEVAPFKVFCLLEEEADIILVEGYKHLALPRIVIGEEVASDEVLACLKPGFSPEEVRQLARYLQEKFLKRRYSG
- a CDS encoding YqeG family HAD IIIA-type phosphatase, whose protein sequence is MIKLLLPKLYAPSLLSLTPLELRQRGIKALLLDLDNTLVPRGEEKVDSPVKNWVENLRRQGFKLCVVSNNTHGKGAGPIQELGVPAVFRAVKPFPWAFRRALELLGTRPEETAIVGDQLFTDILGGNLLGLYTILVPSLKGPDFIATRLLVRPVERLVWRWIRSKVPRLQEPVPRKTELRSSCRTGG
- a CDS encoding shikimate dehydrogenase translates to MQIDGNTRIVGIFGDPIAHTLSPHMHNAAFRALNLNYIYVPFWVRREELAEATAAIRALNLAGVNVTVPHKEAIIPYLDELEEEACLIGAVNTVVNQGGKLWGSNTDASGFLAALQEEGFAPAKKKVAVLGAGGAARAVGVALARSQVEEITFFNRTFDRAAELAAYLEERTGVRARALPWEEMGSFRGIEFLQAADLIVQTTSLGMHPREGEMPPVAEEAFRPGQLVIDLVYRPLKTRFLSLAQKRGAKTASGLGMLLYQGALAFSLWTGVPAPLEVMRAALEEALGVGQGRGENA